A part of Aegilops tauschii subsp. strangulata cultivar AL8/78 chromosome 2, Aet v6.0, whole genome shotgun sequence genomic DNA contains:
- the LOC109782921 gene encoding uncharacterized protein has protein sequence MPRLMTHSRSFVADRGDPPPPSNKIPKSPFPPEKISMSFTSVWIMSRMARKEEPSSPVSDDNDDVGSTAMSSKRRPLSVARVPCRESSMLSGSHGAEGAGAEGGT, from the exons ATGCCCAGGCTCATGACCCACAGCCGGAGCTTCGTCGCCGACAGGGGCGACCCTCCTCCGCCGTCGAACAAGATCCCCAAGAGCCCCTTCCCACCT GAGAAGATCTCGATGAGCTTCACGTCCGTGTGGATCATGAGCAGGATGGCCAGGAAGGAGGAGCCCTCCTCGCCGGTCtccgacgacaacgacgacgttGGCAGCACAGCCATGTCCTCCAAGCGGCGCCCCTTGTCGGTCGCTCGGGTGCCGTGCCGGGAAAGCTCAATGCTCTCGGGAAG CCATGGAGCAGAGGGAGCAGGCGCAGAAGGTGGCACTTGA